In Pieris napi chromosome 8, ilPieNapi1.2, whole genome shotgun sequence, the genomic stretch aaaatattcaatagacgtcgttgaaaaaaatttatataatatccaCAAAAATACCCTCCAATAAGGAAAGTCCATATAAGAGGGGACAAGAGAGTTGGGTGCGACATTTTCTTTAAcagaaattttaatacaactttCACCGTGAATGTTTCCCACTGCAATAATCTTTTTAGAATTTAATGAATGGTGTAAGGCACTATCTCCATCTATCATGAAACGTCAACCAATATTCCGATTGATCTATGCATTTTTAATCACATTAAGTAAATTGATGcacattttcatttatttgtaattaatgttCAAAAATTTGATGTGTagtaaaatttgaataaataagaatatttattgaaaatggtagattagatttattaatttgtagaaTAGAGGTATTTACGAACCGaaacaaaatagaaaataaacttCTAGAAAATGGTGTAGGTCAGCAATAGACAAGTAAGCGCCCTGTCGTTTTATAATCTAGTTCCGAAGAACTTGATACTTGAAACTTTATTTCATCGTAGACGGCGagaaaaaatatgatattttagtAGTACTTCGACGACAAGTGTGCCACGATGAGGCGCTTTTTAAGACACGTTTGGTCAAACACAACCACTTTGTTGAACCAGCCACTAAAGATTATTCTGGACCGATAAAACTTGTTGATCTatctaataacaaaaaaagccctatataattcaaataatattccACCACTATCTTCAATGTCAATACCacataattaagtaatattggagcctaaaataaatatttaagtgtaACTTATCAATAACTCTCAAAGCTAAAGCTATGAACTCATGTCTACTACCCAGCTAAACTTATGGAAGCCAGACCTGGAAATTCTCTACAAAAGCcatgaataaaatcaatgtacATGTCAAAGAGGTGTAGAAACATAAAGAAAATGGACAAAATAAGACACACAAAGATAAGAGCCGTCACTAAAGTTACAAACGCTTTAACTTTAACAGAAAGTGGACCAAACGAATTACCCAATGGAATGAAACACCAGGCAAAAGGCGGAAGGGGAGACCCTTAGACCCGCTAGGAAGATGTTCTGAAAAGATCAGCTGGCATAAACTGGCACTCCATAGCACAAGACCGACAAAAATGGGAatctttggaggaggcctttacccaaaCCGGGGTTCCGTACTGTAATATAGCAACTACCAACTATTGTAAAGCAAGAAATAAataggcttattattattattttattaagtaataactGGAGATGGGAAGGTTggtttatgttattttttccaacagaaatttaaatacaacttaataaaagtttatactGTTGCCACTGCTCTCTCATatcattcaatattattttcaaagtgtTAAGGTATTAACTTACTtagttattaaacattttgtttgcGGAAGTAAATCAACGAAAATGATTGTTTGTCCTTTTagtacattttaattcaaggcttagcaatcgaattaatgtctgacaaattcattttcagtttttattatatttaaataacataatattaaaattacagacattctaaactgctttgaaatttttataaaaaaaaaacttaaaatcgcgtctggcacatagttaacaatgggaaaaatgtctggcaataaaaaaagtatgtcaggtagacgtatttaaaaaggaaaaatcaaaaaatacgcttcttaaaatgcaatgcttcatcatactgcaatactttatcattttaattcaagacttaacaatcgaattaatgtctggcaaattcattttcagtttttcttatatttaaataacataatattaaaattacagacattctaaactgctttgaaatttttataaaaataaaactaaaaatcgcgtctggcacatagttagcaacgtgaaaaatgtctggcaataaaaaaagtatgtcaggtagacgtatttaaaaaggaaaaatcaaaaattacgcttcttaaaatgcaatgcttcatcatactgcaaaactttatcattttaattcaagacttaacaaccgaattaatgtctggcaaattcattttcagttttccttatatttaaataacataatattaaaattacagacattctaaaatgctttgaaatttttataaaaataaaacttaaaatcgcgtctggcacatagttagcaacgtgaaaaatgtctggcaataaaaaaagtatgtcaggtagacgtatttaaaaacgaaaaattaaaaattacgcttcttaaaatgcttttaaaatccaggatttttacctggacagataggatgcgcactaatgaacgcaaccgctaccgctagccagattgcccagactctaaccggaagtgcaagaaggaagacatatcacaaaatcagctgacctaaaattcttttttttcaaacgttgctacctcccgtactatttAGCGTGAtgttaatttcaattataacATTAGCTAGGATGCTATCATACTTATTAttcaactaataataataattatatttaatatttccttGACTTAAAATCTGAGCCACTTATTGGAAACATTACTTATTAGCGAATCTAGAGCGCTAAAGCATGCTACAGCaaactttaaataacaataaaatcaatatttattcacTTTATTTGATGCAATACACACTGTAACACATATAATCTTTTGATTAAAGACAATACTTATGATAATACTAGGGTTTCCAAAAAttcattcttaatttaaaaatagttaagaattaaatattatccaAACACATGCAGAAATTGCATAGTCACGATGACGTAGGTAGTTAACAGTGCAAAGAATTGAAATGGCAGTGAAATATTCACAGATATGAATCGCCACACCGTGAACTCGAATGGAACTATCTCTAGCAACATTAATGCGTCCTCTGCCTTTCTGCGAATTTCTTCATCTGAAATGAATTCATATAGGGTTGCAACATTAAGATTTATAGAGGCATTGAGGTGTTGCCTAACCTTCTATATGTCATGAAATATATTTGGAAATGGGGAGGTTAGTTAATTTTGAGACACTAGATTTATTTCAGGGTTATCTTCAAATTTCATCATGCATTTGACAAATTCATAATAAAGGCCTATCGTTTAATTTCGACCAATGTTACAAAGATTTTAGACCTTGAGAGAATTGTATGATCTTTTTAATTTGGTAAGTTTGTTTATCAATGTTAAGCATACAATTCTGTAATGTTCTACATACACGTGACgtaaagtaaaaagtaaaaaaaaaaaatcttacctGAACTATGGGCCGATATCTCTACATATATAAGTCTTATTTTATCTACTTCAATTTTTGCGAGCTCCATAAATACACACGGTAAAAACAACGTTAACATGTATATAGACACCTTTATAACAATGTTtatctgaaaataattaagttaaaatgtaaacaatttgCCATAAACAGGGGAGAGTGGAGGAAGTAGTGCGGCGCCATTAACACGACCTTCAGAAATGAGGAGTGCTATTGAATAAGTAAACGATACAACTTTATGAGGTCAGTTATAGTTTTTAGTTAGGCAAATTAAaaggaaaaacaaacaaaacttttaatctacataataattacttgctttgtataaactttaaaactaCTCGGCTGCTTTTTGCCCCTTTTACTACAGGTGTTTTTCGTATCACCTCGAtatccgtcgttccacaactaagcgttctttaaggcagtttttgccgctcACCACAACTATGCGGAACCAGCTGCAgtctgaagtattttcgaaccaattcgacttagggttcttcaaaaaaagagcgttccaattcttaaaacgccgtcgcgagctctctggcaaggagtgtccatgggcgacggtatcactaaacatcaggtgagcctactgcctgttctataaaaatggtgtTTTCGGTATATAACTATGCAAGTTgatatataaagtaataaattcacATACTTACAGCATTTTCTGGTGAATATACTATTCCAAAAGAAGCGTATATCACGtaaaaaaatgtgaataaACAATCCCTCAGTACctgtaaatataatacttaatatttatactacACAAATATGTTTTGTGCAATGATCTGATGGACAAAAATTGATTTCATTGTATTCTGATACTTATACGGTTACACGACCTCTTGGTTCAATTTAACGCAACTTAGAGTCGTACAATAGTCAATATGAACGatgacattattattaataaactattttcttttttttgtacgCATTGTTACAACAAATACTTCTTAGCTCTCTTATATCAACGGTATTTTTTCTACTTTCATTATTTCTCTGCCACACCCAACATGTTAACGTAAGGACAAGCCCCCTATCAGTACAGCATGAAAAAAACTTgcttatacaataaaaatgcaaaaaaatattaccgttATCTTCAGCGGAACTCCCactgaattaatattttttaataattttgtatattttgtcaCTACATCTAATAGTACTTTTTGATTAGGTTCCAGTATTGTTGCATTTGATTTATTAACAAGTTGGTCAAAGGACATTCTCAATTTCTTAACACAGAAGCAGTTCcattcaaaaattatacatcGACTGATACCAGTGGTGAAATAACCAAATATTTTCGAAATaaacagaaatattaaaagcaaATCAGTTTCAACCAGTTCAGCTAAATAATTCCAAACAATATAGAattccattaaaaatataaccgtGAAAACTGTTATCGTACGCAAAACAGAGCGGTAGCCAATTTTCAACGAAGAGTCCGACATAATCGAGTATACATTTGAGTGAAAACGACAAAATACATTCCCATCAATAAAGGCCATTAATGCAccaataagaaaatataataagtgaCATAATACACCATAGGCATCATACGTACTTTTTTCTATGTTTAACCGAGTAATCGTTTTATAAACtgtaataagtataaaaataatgcaaaGAACACgagcaaatatattaaaaatgtgcCGTTTACAGATGATCGTATAATATCCACAGAAATTCTGTGAAATAAGAACAATCCACATAAGTGAAGGTAAGGTTTGAGGCATTTTAAATTCAGTTAATACAACCTCCACCGTCAAAACACTCAACTGAACAAGCTTTCTGGATATGGATAGCTATTGATTTGTATAAAACACTTACCAATTATGTGCTATATATGTCTCCATTCAATTACGtgcacttttaatattatttttgtaatcagtaaaatcattttaatgattaattcataaatatattcctgtaataaagtttttatgacaattacacttttaatataaGGTGTTTCTAAAGTTCAAAAGCCAATTTTCTAAGTCACTACACAGGCTGGATTTGGCGGTTACATTATAGTTTATCGGAATCTACACACAGAATGAATGACATGACACCCTTACCTTTACCCACCAATAAGATCGTTCTGAAAACGGAAATTTTGCCATGTCTCATCTACGGTTGCCAGACGTcgaagttaatttaaaaaaaacacaaaatccAGACAATCAAGCAAAAGGACACGAGAAGAAATACagatattctaaaataaagtTCACTGATGCACTACTAACTTTTTCCCTTAAAATAATGGATAAAATTTGCATCCCCATACGAGTACGAGGCCAGGTACAGGTACAGGACCGGTGGACAAAATACTGGTGAAATGGCCGGGCCACGGGACCCAAGATCGAATGGCCGGCCTTATGCCAGATGGACGGACGAAACTAGAAGGTGGAAGATGGGTGGAGATATAGGTGGAACTGAAATCTTTGACCTCCATGTTAttcgtgtaaaaataaataaagttttattattttattaattagtatttatgtCTCGTGTCGTATGTGTTGCTCTATTTAtggaattaaataaagatattaatatattattatttttgacttagcgctaagtacgACTCCCGTGTGTCAAATCCAAAAGCTTTTGGGAtcgacaattaaattaaaaccctTTGGTTATACGAGATTCTCGATATCTATTCTTTAAAGTCCGGCAATAACTACGAATAGAACTAAGATCACCTGTCAGAAATTAATACTGATTCTATCTCTACACTGAGTATATACTTATCGCAGATAAGATAGCTTGAAATTAGTTGggtgaaataaaatgtttcattatttatttaacagtttATTGCAGATTAtagtacagccttgcgattctgtaacctccttatcagaatgccaaatcaaaaaatgactgcttcacgactgatttgagcgcgaccgccgctacGGAAACCGCTgtaagagttcgaaaagtgagttacagaatcgcacggctgTAGTTTAATTGTAACCACACATGACAAAAGTGCGTTTAGTGCATCAATACAATAAACTATGTTTGGGCAATCCAGTACCTACGCTATCACCACCAGCGTGCTGTCGGGTCTCTAGTGCCATTCTCTTATCTCATTATCGAAAAGTAATCACTCCATACCTGTGTAAGCTAATATTGTTGGCTTCTATGAAATAAACTGAATACGAAAGGCACTATGCCTAAAATTGTCGTCAAACACAtcgtgaaatattattttcaagtaagtattaaattagtaagaaaaaggaataaaataaagatgtTATTACCgatcaaaaaataattaaatttacattaattttgtattttgcactttaaaaaaatctatttgctTCGTTGTGtaccaaatattaaaattatccaAACACGTGAGTAAATTGTACAGTAACTATGACATAAGATGTTATGAGAGCTAAGAAATGTAAGGGCAGGCGAATATTAATAGAGATGAGGCGAAACACGACTAATTCAAATGGACGCACTTCAAGTAGCATTAAGGAATCTTCTGTTTTGGTGAGTATCTTGTCATCtgcattgtaaaaaaattaaaataaattattaagggattaaaaataatattggtaGACATTTTAGGCTAATCAAATTTGTGCCGTGCCATGGTAATAAGACGTGatcgtaatttttattgtatagaaaTATTGCAATAATTAAATCTGGGCCTCGGATTCAATCTATTCTATTTCATTGATCATTTATAGGGAAGTAGTTTCTTTATACTGTTTACCATTCTATATACACAGCTATTTTCAGGACATACGCAATGATTATCTTCAAagaagtaaatataaattatgcaataataaaataaatatagtgatTCACGAAACGGCCTTTGTGGTGGAAGTTTGCCCCTACATAATAGACCAGGTAGTGCCTTCAGTAGTGATCTAAGAGTTACCAAACgaaaaagataataatagtGATTATTATTCATTTGCGGAATATAGTGTAGGTACTACGAAACGTAGATATAGAACAGGAAATTAGCAGATGTCTTGAtacaaactaaaatataatatagtaatattaattacctGAGCTCAGTGTGTATATTTCTGTTAATAGCAGCTTTATTTTGTCAACTTCACTTCTTGTAAGCTCAATCAAAACACAAGGGTAGAAGAAAATGATTATGTGGTAAAGAGCTTCAGCTACCATGTAAGAATTAACCTACAACAAAATTATTCTACGAGTCAATAGAGTCATAAACtgtgaataaaattatgataagTAAATCAATGTTTAACTATGACCCTAATTGGTGCATTTTGTCAAATcctagtaaaataatatttctgtatACAGCAATTTGATtagtttttgacgtgacaacgtcttataattcgatggagccggctgcacgcacgaaaaaacatgactcatgcttcgttacctcgctctgaggcgttacctcgctctgaggcgttccatttaaaattgacataattgtatttatgcgtacaaataaatgtaacttgatcaatttaattgtgatttccatttacctccttctctatatccatacaaaatacctatcaaacaaataaaattcattttttttttttaaaatgctaccatcccatcaatatttttttatgacgttgtcacgttcaactatcgtcagtaaatcGACTTTACAggcaaccgatttttttttaattatttgatttaggCAGTATACTGCCTTACGATTTCTGACCGTTTTTGAACACTCAAATAACTGAgagacaaatttaaaaattaaactgtgCCTAATTAAACTAGTCATAGTACATTCTCAGTTAAATCGTCTGTACAAATATAGCATATCCTTATCCtgatgaataataattacatatatagttAGTATTGCTAGTGTAGACTAGACTAGTAGTGCAGGTGTTAATacagaaacatttttataactcccattttataaatattaaatagaatatacACCCGCGTGGTGGTGGCTCCATGGGAAAATAGTTAGTTTGATTCTCAATGAATGGTTGATCAACTATTAAACTGTTAAACCGAGAGAAATATCAGCAAAACATATGCACAAACTCGTATGggaaaaaagtatatttacatataattataatgatttttaaaataacactaGGTGTCTATTTGAGcgaaattaaatcaaaacaatcatcttgaatttatttatctacaaaTACCTCTCTTGTGGGGGCGTAGACGATTCCAACCGTGGTTAACAGTACATAGATAAATGCAAAGGaaaaattccaaaatatcTGAAAAGATAAAATACCATAAGAAGTTACCAATTCCCCATTTTTATACCTTAATAAACGTTAATATATCTAAATCAAACGACAACGATATACCTTatgtatacaaataatatatgtattgtattgattttcTATGAGTCTATGCAAAGATTTAAtcatcaaaattttttatataagataatattacttttacataATCACATACATATACCGTTTCAAAGAGCCGGTTCTAACAGGGATGCTACTATTCGCCACTAAAGGGGAATCAAATACCACATCaatgaaatagaaatagaaataagGAATAGAATAATGTTTCGAAGTAAGGTCTTGTGGTCGACACCAACTGCTATAAAACTACGCAAGCGTAGTAACTGTTACTTGAACCCTACCATCGGATATGCATCCATGAGTTTTAAATAagcataaaacaaataaaacatatttaccaAAGTCTTGAATGTTAATCCCAAAGAATTAAGACTGTCCAAAATACCAATGTAGCCATAAATAACTCTTTGAATATCATGCGTTTGCAAATTTGATACAAGTTTTTTTCCCTTAAATGATTTATCTTGGAATGTCATCCTCAAAGTTCTCATATAGATCCATATCCATTCAAATGTCAAGTTTCGAatgaaatcattaaaaataattccgaATGTAACCAAATACcatgtaataaaacaaactatatatttactattaaaatcCAACGAGAAACGCTGTTTAAAACCGATATAATAACTCCATCCAATAAAGGATTTCTTAAACAAAAGTATCAAAAA encodes the following:
- the LOC125052040 gene encoding uncharacterized protein LOC125052040, translated to MPQTLPSLMWIVLISQNFCGYYTIICKRHIFNIFARVLCIIFILITVYKTITRLNIEKSTYDAYGVLCHLLYFLIGALMAFIDGNVFCRFHSNVYSIMSDSSLKIGYRSVLRTITVFTVIFLMEFYIVWNYLAELVETDLLLIFLFISKIFGYFTTGISRCIIFEWNCFCVKKLRMSFDQLVNKSNATILEPNQKVLLDVVTKYTKLLKNINSVGVPLKITVLRDCLFTFFYVIYASFGIVYSPENAINIVIKVSIYMLTLFLPCVFMELAKIEVDKIRLIYVEISAHSSDEEIRRKAEDALMLLEIVPFEFTVWRFISVNISLPFQFFALLTTYVIVTMQFLHVFG